Part of the Mytilus galloprovincialis chromosome 14, xbMytGall1.hap1.1, whole genome shotgun sequence genome is shown below.
CTTTTGCCCTTCTTTGTTCTTCTTCTACTGTTCTTATTTCTGACTGTACCATGCTACTCTTCTCTTTTGGTGTTGCCTTTGACCACTGTTGGAAATGTGTCATTCCTAAGCCTTGTCTACCAGTACAGGTGTTGCCAACTATGTCTTTGTGGTGAAGAATACTTTCTGCTTGATCGACTGCAGTTCTTGCTGACCATTTACGTCCAGTACGTGTCTGTATTCCTGCCTCACTGATCTTGCTATCCTTCGAGTCTCTGAGAGTCATAACAAGTCTGCTCTTTGATACCTTGTATTCCTCCAAAGTTGATGTTAAAGGTAGCTGTAGTTGCGATGATCTACTGTAAAGGCCTATGGCTGTAAAGCTTGGTGGTACTCCTAGCCATCTTCTTAGGTGGCTGTTTATCTTTCTTTCTATAGATTCGACTGTTGTTGCTGTCATTTCATAGATCATGAGAAGCCATGTCAGTCTCGGTAACAGCCCATGTTGGTATATCCAAGCCTTAAACTTCCCAGGCAATCCACTCTTATCTACCTTCTTCAGCCATTCTACAACCTGACTTTGTACTGTCTTCACACTGGTATTGTCTTTAAGGGTATCATCAAACCATTTTCCAAGGCACTTTATAGGGTTGTCTACTATTGTTGGTATTTCGTCCCCTTGGATCTTAAGCTGGAACTTTGTTGTTATCTTCCCCTTTTTCAGTATCATTGATCTTGATTTCCTTGGTTTAAATTTCATCCTTGCCCAAGTGACTACTTCTTCCAGTGCTGTCAGTATCCATCTTGCTTGAATATGGGATGATGTTGTTACTGTAAGGTCATCCATGAACCCTCTTGTTGCTGGTAGAAAAATCCCTGAATCTGTCTTTGGACCTCTTGTTTCTCTTTCTGCTGCCTTCATGATGATATTCATACCCATAATGAATAGTATTGGTGAGATGGTACAACCAGTTACTATTCCTTTCTCTAATTTCTGCCATGCTGTGGTCTTGTTATCTACAGTAAATCGCAGCAGTATTCCATCAAAATACGTTAAGACTATTTTCTTGATGTGTTCTGGAATGTGGTAGTGATCCATTGCCATCTCTATCAATTTGTGTGGTACTGATCCATACGCATTTGCCAGATCTAACCAGACTACTGCCAAGTTCTTCTTTCCTGTCTTTGCCTCATGTATGAGTTGGCTAAGGACACTTGTATGTTCTACACATCCTGAAAACCCTGCAATACCTCCTTTCTGCATAGATGTATCAATGTAGCTGTTCTCTACCATATACTTTGTCATCCTGTTTGCCAATACAGAGAAGTAGATTTTTCCCTCGACGCTCAACAATGAAATTGTCCTAAACTGTGAGATATCTTTTGAATCCTTTCCTTTTGGTACAAAGCATCCTTCTGCTTTCTGCCAGCTCTCAGGAATGGTTCCCTTTTTCCATAGTATTCGGAATAGCTGCCACAGTTTTCTAAGTATCTTTGGGCATTTCTTGTAGACTTTGTATGGTACACCACTGTACCCAGGTGCTGATCCTGTTCTTGCCTTTTTTACCACCTCACAAACTTCCTTCCATGTTGGTTCCTTTGTTTCAAATTCTATCGTTggttgtttttcttcttcaactCTTGGGCAATATCCCAAAGGTGTCTCTCTTTCTTTGTCTGAGTGTGTTTCATGCAGATACTTCTCTACTTCTTCCTTACTACAATGCAGATGCCCTGTTCTTTCTCCACCCAACAGTGTTTTCGTGTAGTTGTATGGATTCTTAATAAAGTTTGCTCTATTTTTCGCTTTCTTCTTATTGCTATTCTTGAGTTGTTCTGCCCTTCTAGTTCTTCTCAATTCCTCTCTGACATTGTCTGTAATGCAAGCTATTCCCAACTTCTCTAACTCATTGCTTTTCTTGAACCTTCTGTTAAGGTCTTTGAGCTCCTTCCTTAGCTGTTTAATCTTCTGTTCTCTCCTGTTTGGCGTCTGCTTGATGTTACTCCTTTCCTTTCTCTCCTCAACACCAAATCTCTCCTTCCCGATGTTATATACTAGTGTAGTCAGTGTTTCTATTCTCCTCTCAACACATCCTTGGAGTGATGTTTCTAGAATTACCCCTAAATCATCGTTCAGATTCCTCCATTGGGCTTCGCTGTTCATCTTTGGCCATGCTATCCGTTCTTTCTGATGTGATGTCTCTTGCCTTTGCTGTGCAATAGGCTCCTCATCATTCAAGCTTTGACTGCTGTCGTGGAATGTGACTGATGCTGAGAGATTCCTTGCGCTATGGTTTGTGTCCTGGCTAGGATTCTCCTGCGTCTCACCAGATAAATCTGTGCGCTGCTCTGTAACAATTCCTCGACTGCATCCAGACCTTGACTGGTGGATCTTTAAGCCTCTTTGGTTCTTGCAGATCTTTCCACAATGGCATTTAGCTTCTGCCTTCTCTCCTGTCAAAGTTGTTTGCACCATCTGTGTCGTTGTCCGTTTTCGTTTCCTAGTCGTTGCCGTTTGATCTGTTTGGTTGAGCCTCTCATCCTCCCCCCCTCTCGGGAGACTCTGGGGGTATACTTCTTTATTCTGTGTAGTAGCTGTCTTTGGTGTTCCCTCACGGAAACCACACTAAGGGTAGCTGACCCCAAGTGCCCATACCAGTCTGTTCCCGGTTGTCAGCTGTCTCTCCAGCGTCACTGGTCTTCCCCAGTCTCCATTCAGCCTTTCCTGACGGTCACTGGTTTCCCAGAAGAAATGATTATTACTTACAGATGGTGGTATTCTGCTTTTCTGCTGTCATATTCTCTTGACTGCTCATCTTTCTTCATATTTGAATCCCTGTCGCTCTCTGCCGGGTGCTTTGATGTCTTCAGATGGTTCCAACCTTCACCAGATGTTTCGACCCTGTACCATTACATCCTCCGGTTGGCGGGTCAGTAGAGGTGGCCAAACCTCTACTCATCAGCACTCGGCTTCCAGCTCAGATCATCTCGGCGATGCCATAACCAGCAAGATGAACGCTCTGCTGCTTCCCCTAGCTGTCTTACTGCTGTCTTTCTTGCCTTTCCAACTATTCCCATTGCCTGTAGCATCCTCCATACTGACTGTGCAGGAAAACCTCTGCAGCCTACTTCTACTGGGAACAGCCATGCTTTCCAACCTCTCTCTCTACATGTTGTCATCAGCTCTGTATACTTTTCCTTCTTCCGCTGGTATGCCTCTTCACATCTCTCTTCCCAAGGAACTGTCAGTTCTATTGCAACTATCATCTTTGAAGGCTGTGACCACACTACAATGTCTGGGCGTAGGGTTGTCTGTACGCATTCTGGAAACACAAGCTTCTTTCCAATGTCAGCTCTCATGTTCCAATCACTGCCCTTGTCCAAGATGAAGTGCTGTTGAGACTTTGTTGCATGTCCAGTATCTCCCTCTCTAACGAATCTGATCTGTTTTGCCTCTGTTTTTGATGGTCTCTTCTTTTTTCTCTCTATATCAAGGATTTCTGCTAGATGTTTTAGGACCTTGTCGTGTCGCCATCGATACCTTCCCTGTGTCAGAGCAACCTTGCAGCCTGAAAGTATATGTGCCATAGTACCTCGTTCACCACATAACTTGCAGCTTGGTTCTTCTATCAGCCCCCACTGGTGTAAGTTTGAAGGGGAAGGAAGTGTATCGTACACAGACCTAAGCATGAATGAgatgttattaatataaaatattgaattatttattttgaaatagtttacttcTATAATTCATTCCCTAGTGCCAATTATATCATATCGTCTGGTCCCATGTACTTGcatcactttttattaaaattgtcataAGAATCTTTCGACAATTTCGATCACACAGATGAagctttaaaaagttgaaaaatattttcacgaGTCCAACAGTTGACGtgctttctttatcatgtttaagcaTGCGAAAATGTATTCTTAAAAAATCTAAGAGACACAGAAAACGTAATACTACTAGTATACGAAATCATTCAATTTTGCATAAAGATGATAactctaactttaaaaaaaaaacgttcagaaatatgaaaaggaaaagatGGACTTCTTTCTTGACCAAAATACAAAACTAGTAAACGGTGAATGTATATGTACTACTGTAGACTttgttatgatgacctttaacttaataaatatttattttttattattttaatcaacAGGTATACCTTAATTAAATTTTTTCCGGAATAGTAATTTCTTTTTCTGGAAAAGTAAtaccaatttgcggaaacgtaacaACGCCGCTACTTATTTTGGACAAGTAATGCACGAAAATGCGGAAACGTGAAATTggacttttggaaaaaaaataactcTTAAAGGACATGTTAGCGCCGACATGAGTTGTAAGAAAAGATTTCCAAAACAACCATATCAttaagaaggaatgtttacatgctatactctcgtactagtattacagggttcttgtggcgttcaccttagacacacatctttttaacgatgtttaacaaGAAAatccctatttagcggacaagcaatttttttttctgttattgaatatcgagaaagaaaataaatcccgaaattaatttggaactttgatactcaatagtttcccatcaaaatattcacaattagtgttcgtccagtggcatacaTAACAATCTTATTTCTATATGCAATCAACGATGAGCAAAACCCTAACCTTGTAGTCATTTATAAAAgacccgaaatgataaatgtaaaaacaattcaaacgagaaaactaacggcctgatttatgtacaaaatgtgaaaattccTTGATAAcctgaattttcttaattatttgcctacaatatataagtcactgt
Proteins encoded:
- the LOC143059371 gene encoding uncharacterized protein LOC143059371, translating into MVQTTLTGEKAEAKCHCGKICKNQRGLKIHQSRSGCSRGIVTEQRTDLSGETQENPSQDTNHSARNLSASVTFHDSSQSLNDEEPIAQQRQETSHQKERIAWPKMNSEAQWRNLNDDLGVILETSLQGCVERRIETLTTLVYNIGKERFGVEERKERSNIKQTPNRREQKIKQLRKELKDLNRRFKKSNELEKLGIACITDNVREELRRTRRAEQLKNSNKKKAKNRANFIKNPYNYTKTLLGGERTGHLHCSKEEVEKYLHETHSDKERETPLGYCPRVEEEKQPTIEFETKEPTWKEVCEVVKKARTGSAPGYSGVPYKVYKKCPKILRKLWQLFRILWKKGTIPESWQKAEGCFVPKGKDSKDISQFRTISLLSVEGKIYFSVLANRMTKYMVENSYIDTSMQKGGIAGFSGCVEHTSVLSQLIHEAKTGKKNLAVVWLDLANAYGSVPHKLIEMAMDHYHIPEHIKKIVLTYFDGILLRFTVDNKTTAWQKLEKGIVTGCTISPILFIMGMNIIMKAAERETRGPKTDSGIFLPATRGFMDDLTVTTSSHIQARWILTALEEVVTWARMKFKPRKSRSMILKKGKITTKFQLKIQGDEIPTIVDNPIKCLGKWFDDTLKDNTSVKTVQSQVVEWLKKVDKSGLPGKFKAWIYQHGLLPRLTWLLMIYEMTATTVESIERKINSHLRRWLGVPPSFTAIGLYSRSSQLQLPLTSTLEEYKVSKSRLVMTLRDSKDSKISEAGIQTRTGRKWSARTAVDQAESILHHKDIVGNTCTGRQGLGMTHFQQWSKATPKEKSSMVQSEIRTVEEEQRRAKAVELSRQGAWMKWNLPERKITWAELWRMEPFRISFMLRSVYDTLPSPSNLHQWGLIEEPSCKLCGERGTMAHILSGCKVALTQGRYRWRHDKVLKHLAEILDIERKKKRPSKTEAKQIRFVREGDTGHATKSQQHFILDKGSDWNMRADIGKKLVFPECVQTTLRPDIVVWSQPSKMIVAIELTVPWEERCEEAYQRKKEKYTELMTTCRERGWKAWLFPVEVGCRGFPAQSVWRMLQAMGIVGKARKTAVRQLGEAAERSSCWLWHRRDDLSWKPSADE